The sequence below is a genomic window from Streptomyces sp. NBC_00582.
GGGGAACGGGGCCGCGAGCGCCTTGAGCATCCCGATGCCGCCGAGGGGCTCGGCGGGGAACAGTTTGACGGTGTCGAGGCCCTCGCGCAGGACACGCATCAGCTCCGTCGCGGTGCCGACGCCCGGTACGACGGGCACCTGCAACTCCCGGCACTTCCGCACGACTTCGGCGTCGAAGCCGGGTGACACGACGAAACGGGCGCCGGCCGCCACGGCCCGCTCCGCCTGCTCGGGAGTGAGGACCGTGCCGGCGCCGACGGTCAGCCCGCCGTGCGCCGCCATCGCCTTGACCACCCGCTCGGCGTCCGGGGTGCGGAAGGTGACCTCGGCGCACCGGGCACCGCCCCGCGCCAGCGCGTCGGCCAGCGGTGCGGCCGTGGCGACGTCGGGCACGGTCAGCACCGGCATGATCCGGGCGCCGGCCAGCACCGAGGCCAGATCGGCGGTCATCGGCCCAGCCACCCGCCGTCGACCGGCAGAACGGTGCCGTGGATGTAGGCGGCCGCGTCCGAGGCGAGGAACACGGTGGCTCCCGCGAGGTCGTCCGCGCCGCCCCAGCGTCCGGCGGGGATGCGGTCCAGGATCGCCCTGCTGCGGGCCGGGTCGTCCTGCAGTGCCTGGGTGTTGTCGGTGGCGATGTAGCCGGGGGCGATGGCGTTGACGTTGACGCCGTGCGGGGCCCACTCGTTGGCCAGCGCCTTGGTCAGTCCCGCGATGCCGTGCTTGGCGGCGGTGTAGCCGGGGACGGTGATACCGCCCTGGAAGCTGAGCAGCGACGCCGTGAAGACGACCTTTCCCCGGCCGCGGGCCACCATCGACGCCCCGACCGCCCGGCTCAGTGTGAACTGCGCGTTGAGGTTCACCTGGAGCACCAGGTCCCAGTCGGCGTCGGTGTGTTCGGCGGCCGGGGCACGCCGGATCGTTCCCGCGTTGTTGACCAGGATGTCCACCGGCCGCTCGCGCGCGGCGAGGTCCGCGCCGAGGGCCCGTACGGCGTCGGCGTCGGCGAAGTCGGTACGGATCGCCTCGAAGGTGCGTCCCGCCGCGAGGACGTCCTTCTCCACCGCGCTGCCGGATTCCTCCAGCGAGGCGCTGACACCGATGACGTCCGCGCCGGCCTCGGCGAGCGCGCGGGCCATGGCACGGCCGATGCCGCGCCGGGCACCGGTGACGACGGCGAGGCGGCCGGTCAGGTCGAAGAGGGTCATCCAAGGGCTCCCGTCGTGTCGTTGCCGCAGTCCACCAGGATCTTCATCACGTCGCCGCCGCCCTCCAGGGCCTCGAACGCGGCGGGTGCCTGCGTGAGCGGCACGACCTTGCTGATGAGCCGCTCGGCCGGAACCGTGCCGTCGTCGACCAGGGCCACCGCCTTCTCGAAGTCCGAGCGGTCGTACAACCGGGCGCCCACAAGGGTCAGTTCACGCCAGAAGAAGCGGTGCAGGTTGATTTCGCGGGGCTTGGGGTGGATGGCCACCAGGCACAGTCGGCCGCGCACGCCCAGCACGTCGACCGCCGTGTCCACGCCGGCCGCCGCGCCGGACACCTCGAAGGCGACGTCCGCGCCGGCGTCGCCGGTCCACCGCGCCACCAGGGCGGACACGTCGTCGGCGCCGGGGTCCCAGGCGGTCAGGCCCAACTCCGTCGCCAGCAGCCGTCGGTGGGCGCTCAGCTCGATGACGCGGACGTCGGCTCCGGCGGCCCGTGCGACGAGGGCGATCAGGATGCCGACGGGCCCGCCGCCGACCACGACGACCCGCTCGCCGCCGCGGACACCGGCCCGGCCGACGTCGTGAACGGCCACGGCGGTGGGCTCGACCAGGGCGGCCCGGTCCAGGGAGACGGAGGCGGGGAGGCGTACGAGGGTGGCGGCGGGCACGGTCCAGCGCTGCTGCATGGCACCCGGGGAGTCGATGCCGATGAAGTCGAGGTGCTGGCAGACGTGTTGGTGGCCGGCGCGGCAGGCCGGGCAGGAGTCGTCCCAGCGCAGCGGCATCACGGTCACCGCGTCACCGGGCTGCCAGCCCTCCACGTCCGGTCCGACGCGCACGATCCGGCCCGACATCTCGTGTCCGAGGACGGCGGGCGTGGTGACCCGGGCGTCCATGTCGCCGTGGAAGATGTGCAGGTCGGTGCCACAGATGCCGACGTAGGCGGGGGCCAGCTCGACCTCGCCGGGCCCGGGTGGCGCGGTCTCGGCGGGAGCCGTGTCCAGGGTTCGGGCGGCTGTGTAGCGGACGGCGAGTGTCATCGTGGGTTCAGGGTCCCTTCCGCGCGGACGCCGATGGTCAGCAGCAGGTTGGCGTAGGTACGGGTGTCGGCGGTGACGACGGCCAGCGCCAGGTCGGGGGAGCGGGCGGCGTCGTAGAACTCGAAGCGGCCGAGGGTCTCGACCGGGGCGGGCGCGAGCATCGAGCGGTACTCGGCGATGGCCGGCGGCTCCGGTTCGCCCTCGGGCGGCACCATCACATGGGCCGCCTCCACGGGGACCGCGCGCAGCAGGACGTCGAGCACGGTGGTGACGTCGAGCAGGCCGGGGGCCAGGTTGAGGTGCACGGTCCTGGCCCGGTCGCCGGTGGCGGTGCTCGCGGGGTAGTGGCCGTCGGCGAGCAGGACGCGTGCGCCGTGGCCGGCGCCGGCCAGGGCTTCGAGCATCCCGGGGTGCAGCAGCTCGGTCATGAGCACGGTGTGCTCGCCTCCTTTCCAGGATGCCTGAGTCGGTAGAAATCGGTCGCGGTGCCGGCGAGCACCGCCTGGATCTCGCGGTCGGAGAAGCCGTTCAGGAGTTCCTCGACGGTGGCTGCCCAGCGGTTCCAGCCGCCCGCGAGGACGCAGACCGGCCAGTCCGAGCCGAACATCAGCCGTTCGGGTCCGAAGGCGCCGAGCAGGACGTCCCACACCGGGCGGATGTCGGCGACGGTCCACTTCTCGTGGTCGGCCTCCGTGACCAGCCCGGACACCTTGCAGCGGACCTGGGGATGTCCGGCGAGTGTCCGCAACTGCCTTTCCCAGTCGCTGAGTTCACGCCCCGCGATGGGCGGCTTGCCCGCGTGGTCCAGGACGAGGGGAAGGTCCGGGAGGCGTTCGGCCAGCTGGATCGCCTGCGGGAACTGGTGGCTGCGGATCAGCACGTCGTACCCGAGTCCGCGCTCGGCCACCGCCCGCAGGCCGCGCTCCACGGCCGGCTGTTGGAGCCACCCCGGGTCGGACTCGCCCTGCACCAGGTGCCGTACGGCCCGCAGACACCCGCCTCCGGGGCCGGCGCGCAGTGCGTCCAGCACGTCGCCGACCTCCGGGGAGGTCAGGTCGGCCCACCCGACGACGGCGCCGATGAGCGGATCGGCGTCGGCCAGGGCGAGGAACTCACGTGTCTCGGCGATCGACGGCACACACTGGACGAGGACCGTGCCCCCCAGACGCCGGCCCGCGATGCTCCGGGTCGCGGCCGAGCGCAGGTCGCCCGGGCCGAAGGTGCGGCGGATCGGTTCATGGCCGGGCTCGTCCAGCCAGGCCTGGGGACGGTGGTCGAGGTCCCAGAGGTGGTGGTGGGCGTCGACGAGGGTCCGGGCGTCAGACACGTGCGGCCCAGACCGGCCCGTCGGGATAGGTGTACTCCTTGAGGGACTCCGGGTGCATCTGCGCGCTCAGCCCCGGCAGGGCCGGCGCGAGATAGTGGCCGTCGGCGATGCGGACCGGGTCGACGAAGTGCTCGTGCAGATGGTCGACGTACTCGATGACCCGGTCCTCGACCGTGCCGGAGACGGCGACGTAGTCGAACATCGACAGGTGCTGGACCATCTCGCACAGACCGACCCCGCCGGCGTGCGGGCAGACCGGCACCCCGAACTTGGCCGCGAGCAGCAGGATCGCGATGTTCTCGTTGACGCCGCCGACCCGGGCGGAGTCGATCTGCACGATGTCGACCGCGCCGGCCTGGAGGAGCTGCTTGAAGACGACCCGGTTGGCGATGTGCTCGCCGGTGGCGACCTTGATGGGGGTGACGGCCTTGCGGACGGCGGCGTGGCCGAGGATGTCGTCGGGGGAGGTGGGCTCCTCGATCCAGTACGGGTCGTAGGGGGCCAGGGCGCGCATCCAGTCGATGGCGGGCTGGACGTCCCATCTCTGGTTGGCGTCGACGGCGATGCGGATGCCGTCGCCGACCGTCTCACGGGCGGTGCGCATGCGCCGGACGTCGTCCTGAAGATCGGCGCCGACCTTCAGCTTGATCTGGGTGAAGCCTTCGGCGACGGCCTCGCGGGCGAGACGGGACAGCTTCTCGTCGGAGTAGCCGAGCCAGCCGGGGGTGGTGGTGTACGCGGGGTAACCGCGCTCCAGCAGCCGGGCGACGCGCTCCTCACGGCCCGGCTCGGCGCGGCGCAGGATCTCCAGCGCGTCCTCGGGGGTGAGGGCGTCGCTGAGCCAGCGGAAGTCGACCTGGGCGACCAGCTCCTCGGGCGACATCTCGGCGAGGAAACGCCAGACGGGCCGGCCCGCGCGCTTGGCGGCCAGGTCCCACGCGGCGTTGACGACGGCACCGGTCGCCATGTGGATGGCCCCCTTCTCCGGTCCCAGCCAACGCAGTTGGGGGTCGTGGACCAGGGAACGGGAGAACGCGCCGAGATCGCCGCAGACCTCCTCGACGGACCGGCCCACCACGTACGGAGCGAGCGTCGCGATGGCGGCGGCCTGCGCGTCGTTTCCGCGTCCCGTGGTGAAGGCGAGGGCGTGGCCCTCCAGCCCGTCGCCGGCGTCGGTGCGCAGGACGACGTAGGCGGCCGAGTAGTCGGGCTCCGGGTTCATCGCGTCCGACCCGTCCAGATGCTCGGACGTCGGGAAGCGCACGTCCAGGACGTCCAGGGCGGTGATGCGGGCAGCGGCCGGGGGAGGGGACACGGAAGAGGACATGACGACAACTCCTGTGAGAGCAGGTGGGAATACGGCCCCCTGCGGCGGGACAGGGGAACGGCGAGCGGTGTCGGGCGGCGACGGCCGCCCGGATCACTCCTGGACCTTGCCGCCCGTGATGCGTGAGATGGTCAGGGCGACCAGGATGATCAGGCCGTTGAGGGCGCCGATCCACTGGGCGGGGACACCCGCGAGAGTGAGCACGTTCTGGATCATGAAGAGCAGCAGGATGCCGCTGAAGGCCCCGAACATGGTGCCCTTGCCGCCGTTGAGGCTGATCCCGCCGATGACGGCGGCGGCGAAGACGGTGAAGATGTAGCCGTTGCCCTGTGCGGAGGCGACCGAGGCGAGGCGCCCGGAGAGCAACAGGCCGGCGAGGGCGGCCAGCACGCTGCCGGTGACGATGACGATCCACAGCACCCGGTCGGTGCGGATACCTGCCGCCTTGGCGGCGTCGACGTTGCCGCCGATGGCGTACAGCGAGCGCCCGAAGCTGGTCCAGCCGAGCACGACGATCGCGGCGGCGAACAGCACCAGGCAGATCCAGATGGAGGCGGGCATCCCGAACCACTGGGCGGTGCCCAGGTAGAGCATCGACTGCGGAAGCTGGAAGAAGGTCTGCCCGCCGGAGATGCCGGTGAGCATGCCGCGCAGCACGATCAGCATGCCGAGGGTGACGATGAAGCCGTTGAGCCCGAAGCGGATGATGAGCAGGGCGTTGACGACACCGACGAGCGCGCCCACGGCGAGCGTGACGGGGATCGCCCAGGCACCGGGCAGCAGACCGAGGCCGTGGCCTGCGCCGGCCGGAACCACCAGCCAGGCCGCGACACCGGGCGCGAGGCCCATGGTGGACTCCAGCGACAGGTCCATCTTCTTGACGACGAGGATCATCGTCTGGGCGAGGACCAGCAGGGCGATCTCGGACATGGTCTGCAGGACGTTGATGAGGTTGTCCGCCCGCAGGAAGACCGGGTTGACGATCTGGCCGACGATCGCGATGACCACGATCGCGGGGACCAGCGCGAGGTCGCGCAGCCGGGCCAGGGGTATCCGGCCGCCGAACAGCCCCGTCCGCTTGGCCTCGGGCTCCGTGGCCTTGGAGGCGGGCGTGTCCGCGAGGACGGTTTCAGGCATCGAGGTCCACTCCTTCCATCGCGGCGACGAGGTCGTGGTCGTGCCAGCCGCGGGCGATCTCTGTCGTGACCCGGCCCTGGAACATCACCAGGACCCGGTCGCACATGCGCAGGTCGTCGAGTTCGTCGGAGGCGATGAGCACTCCGGTGCCGGTTTCCGCGGTCTCCTCGACCTTGCCGAGGAGGAACTCCTTGGAGCGCACGTCCACGCCCGCGGTCGGGTTGATCAGGACCAGCAGCCGGGGGTCGTCGGCCAGGGCACGTGCCATGACGACCTTCTGCTGGTTGCCCCCGGACAGCGCCGAGACGGGCAGCTCCGGGCCCGGCGTCTTGATCGCCAGTTTCTCGATCATGTCCTCGGCGAGCCGGTCCCGCCGGCCGCGGCTGAGCAGTCCGTTGCTGCCGAGCCGGTGCGGCACGGACAGCGTGGCGTTGTCCGCGATGGACATGTCGGGCACGAAGCCCTGGTGGTGCCGGTCCTGCGGGACGAACCCGGCGCCCGCGGCGAGCGCGGCCGGCACGCTGCCCGGCCGGGGCCGGTTGCCGGCGATCTCCACCTGGCCGGTGCCGGCGGCTCGCAGTCCTACGACGGTCTCGGCGACCTCCGTACGTCCGCTGCCGGCGGCCCCCGCGAGGCCGACGATCTCCCCGGCGCCCACCCGGAAGGTGACCTCGCGGTAGGTCTCGGCGCTCAGGTCCCGGACGCTCAGCGCGGCCGTGGCGGCGGCGTCGAGCGTGCTCGTGCGGTCCTCGTTCCCGTCGGCCGCCGCCTCGCCGGTCATGGCCGCGACGAGGTCGGCGCGGGGGAGGTCCGCGACCGGGGCGGTCACGATGTGCCGGGCGTCCCGGAACACCGTCACCATGTCGCAGATCTCGTAGACCTCCTGCAGGTGGTGGCTGATGAACAGGAAGGTCACGCCCTGGCGCTGCAGGTCGCGGATCCGGTCGAAGAGCCGGTTGATCGCGGCCCCGTCGAGCTGCGCGGTCGGTTCGTCGAGGATGATGAACCGGGCGCCGAAGGACAGCGCGCGGGCGATCTCGACGAACTGCCGCTGCTCCACGTTGAGGTCACCGGCGGGAGTCTGCGGGTCGACGTCGACCGACCAGGTGGACAGCAGCTCCTGTGCCCGGTGGCGTACCCCCTGCCAGCTGATGAGCCGGCTGCGGCCGTGGTCGTGGCGGTTCAGGAAGAGGTTCTCGGCGACGGTCAGGGTGGGGATGATCGTCGACTTCTGGTAGACGCAGGCCACGTGCCGGCGCCAGGCGTCGCGGTCCGTGAGTCTGGGGGCCGGCGCGCCGCCGAAGGTGACGGTTCCCTCGTCCGGGGCCTGGAGGCCGGTGAGGACGGACACCAGGGTCGACTTGCCGACGCCGTTGCGGCCGACGAGCGCGTGGGTCTCACCCGGCCTGATGGTGATCCGGGCGCCGTCGAGGGCCACCGTCGGACCGAATCGTTTGACAATGCCCGTCGCCTCGACGACGGGCGGGTCCACCGGGACCCGTCCGTCGTCCGCCGGGGCGGACACGGGGCTGACTGCTCGCTCCCCGTCCTTCATCTCAACCGCCTTGCGTTCGTGAGCTGTTGATTTCCGATGGCGGGTCAGCCGAGGTTGTTGCCCCACAGCGACTTGTCGTCGCTCTTCACGCTGGCCACGCCGCCGTACGTGCCGCCGTCGGCGGTGACCAGTGGCGCGGAGAGCTGGTCCTCCAGAAGGCCGTCGCGGACCTTGACGATGGTGCTGTCGTGGTCGGTCTTGCCGGGCTCGAAGGTCTTCCCGTCGATCGCGGCCTTCAGGTAGTACAGGGCGTACTTGGCGTACAGGTCGGCCGGCTGGGAGACCGTGGCGTCGATCTGCCCGGCGGCGATGTCCTTCAGCTCCTCGGGGATACCGTCGTTGGAGACGATGAAGACGTGCTTCTTGTCCTCGGGGCCCACCAGCAGGCCCTTCTGCTTGAGGACCTGGAGCGTGCCGGACAGGGCGAAGCTGGACTGCATGTAGACGCCCTTGATGTCCGGGTGGGCGGTCAGATCGGTCTGGAGCTTCTGTGCGGCGACGGCGCCGTCCCAGTTGGTGGCCTCACCGAACACCTTGATGTCCGGGTAGTTCTTCTTCATGCACTCGTTGAACGCCTCGGTGCGGTCCCGGCCGTTGATGGAGGAGAGGTCGCCCTGGA
It includes:
- a CDS encoding L-fuconate dehydratase, with the translated sequence MSSSVSPPPAAARITALDVLDVRFPTSEHLDGSDAMNPEPDYSAAYVVLRTDAGDGLEGHALAFTTGRGNDAQAAAIATLAPYVVGRSVEEVCGDLGAFSRSLVHDPQLRWLGPEKGAIHMATGAVVNAAWDLAAKRAGRPVWRFLAEMSPEELVAQVDFRWLSDALTPEDALEILRRAEPGREERVARLLERGYPAYTTTPGWLGYSDEKLSRLAREAVAEGFTQIKLKVGADLQDDVRRMRTARETVGDGIRIAVDANQRWDVQPAIDWMRALAPYDPYWIEEPTSPDDILGHAAVRKAVTPIKVATGEHIANRVVFKQLLQAGAVDIVQIDSARVGGVNENIAILLLAAKFGVPVCPHAGGVGLCEMVQHLSMFDYVAVSGTVEDRVIEYVDHLHEHFVDPVRIADGHYLAPALPGLSAQMHPESLKEYTYPDGPVWAARV
- a CDS encoding RbsD/FucU domain-containing protein — protein: MLMTELLHPGMLEALAGAGHGARVLLADGHYPASTATGDRARTVHLNLAPGLLDVTTVLDVLLRAVPVEAAHVMVPPEGEPEPPAIAEYRSMLAPAPVETLGRFEFYDAARSPDLALAVVTADTRTYANLLLTIGVRAEGTLNPR
- a CDS encoding amidohydrolase family protein, translating into MSDARTLVDAHHHLWDLDHRPQAWLDEPGHEPIRRTFGPGDLRSAATRSIAGRRLGGTVLVQCVPSIAETREFLALADADPLIGAVVGWADLTSPEVGDVLDALRAGPGGGCLRAVRHLVQGESDPGWLQQPAVERGLRAVAERGLGYDVLIRSHQFPQAIQLAERLPDLPLVLDHAGKPPIAGRELSDWERQLRTLAGHPQVRCKVSGLVTEADHEKWTVADIRPVWDVLLGAFGPERLMFGSDWPVCVLAGGWNRWAATVEELLNGFSDREIQAVLAGTATDFYRLRHPGKEASTPCS
- a CDS encoding bifunctional 4-hydroxy-2-oxoglutarate aldolase/2-dehydro-3-deoxy-phosphogluconate aldolase — encoded protein: MTADLASVLAGARIMPVLTVPDVATAAPLADALARGGARCAEVTFRTPDAERVVKAMAAHGGLTVGAGTVLTPEQAERAVAAGARFVVSPGFDAEVVRKCRELQVPVVPGVGTATELMRVLREGLDTVKLFPAEPLGGIGMLKALAAPFPPARFVPTGGIGPLQLPVYVRHPAVLSVGGSWMATAGHLERGEYAEIRRLTAEAVAGSTR
- a CDS encoding sugar ABC transporter substrate-binding protein, with the protein product MRLRTALCSAASALTALALLSACGSGSGTASTSSDEPLVGVDYPRSDTDFWNSYIKYTPEYAKELGLSLKTTNSQNDVAKLTANAQTFISQGVKGIAMAPQDTAAIAPTLAQLEAKKIPVVTVDTRPDTGKVYMVVRADNRAYGEKACQYLGTKLGGKGKVVMLQGDLSSINGRDRTEAFNECMKKNYPDIKVFGEATNWDGAVAAQKLQTDLTAHPDIKGVYMQSSFALSGTLQVLKQKGLLVGPEDKKHVFIVSNDGIPEELKDIAAGQIDATVSQPADLYAKYALYYLKAAIDGKTFEPGKTDHDSTIVKVRDGLLEDQLSAPLVTADGGTYGGVASVKSDDKSLWGNNLG
- a CDS encoding zinc-dependent alcohol dehydrogenase gives rise to the protein MTLAVRYTAARTLDTAPAETAPPGPGEVELAPAYVGICGTDLHIFHGDMDARVTTPAVLGHEMSGRIVRVGPDVEGWQPGDAVTVMPLRWDDSCPACRAGHQHVCQHLDFIGIDSPGAMQQRWTVPAATLVRLPASVSLDRAALVEPTAVAVHDVGRAGVRGGERVVVVGGGPVGILIALVARAAGADVRVIELSAHRRLLATELGLTAWDPGADDVSALVARWTGDAGADVAFEVSGAAAGVDTAVDVLGVRGRLCLVAIHPKPREINLHRFFWRELTLVGARLYDRSDFEKAVALVDDGTVPAERLISKVVPLTQAPAAFEALEGGGDVMKILVDCGNDTTGALG
- a CDS encoding SDR family oxidoreductase — translated: MTLFDLTGRLAVVTGARRGIGRAMARALAEAGADVIGVSASLEESGSAVEKDVLAAGRTFEAIRTDFADADAVRALGADLAARERPVDILVNNAGTIRRAPAAEHTDADWDLVLQVNLNAQFTLSRAVGASMVARGRGKVVFTASLLSFQGGITVPGYTAAKHGIAGLTKALANEWAPHGVNVNAIAPGYIATDNTQALQDDPARSRAILDRIPAGRWGGADDLAGATVFLASDAAAYIHGTVLPVDGGWLGR
- a CDS encoding sugar ABC transporter ATP-binding protein, translating into MKDGERAVSPVSAPADDGRVPVDPPVVEATGIVKRFGPTVALDGARITIRPGETHALVGRNGVGKSTLVSVLTGLQAPDEGTVTFGGAPAPRLTDRDAWRRHVACVYQKSTIIPTLTVAENLFLNRHDHGRSRLISWQGVRHRAQELLSTWSVDVDPQTPAGDLNVEQRQFVEIARALSFGARFIILDEPTAQLDGAAINRLFDRIRDLQRQGVTFLFISHHLQEVYEICDMVTVFRDARHIVTAPVADLPRADLVAAMTGEAAADGNEDRTSTLDAAATAALSVRDLSAETYREVTFRVGAGEIVGLAGAAGSGRTEVAETVVGLRAAGTGQVEIAGNRPRPGSVPAALAAGAGFVPQDRHHQGFVPDMSIADNATLSVPHRLGSNGLLSRGRRDRLAEDMIEKLAIKTPGPELPVSALSGGNQQKVVMARALADDPRLLVLINPTAGVDVRSKEFLLGKVEETAETGTGVLIASDELDDLRMCDRVLVMFQGRVTTEIARGWHDHDLVAAMEGVDLDA
- a CDS encoding ABC transporter permease, giving the protein MPETVLADTPASKATEPEAKRTGLFGGRIPLARLRDLALVPAIVVIAIVGQIVNPVFLRADNLINVLQTMSEIALLVLAQTMILVVKKMDLSLESTMGLAPGVAAWLVVPAGAGHGLGLLPGAWAIPVTLAVGALVGVVNALLIIRFGLNGFIVTLGMLIVLRGMLTGISGGQTFFQLPQSMLYLGTAQWFGMPASIWICLVLFAAAIVVLGWTSFGRSLYAIGGNVDAAKAAGIRTDRVLWIVIVTGSVLAALAGLLLSGRLASVASAQGNGYIFTVFAAAVIGGISLNGGKGTMFGAFSGILLLFMIQNVLTLAGVPAQWIGALNGLIILVALTISRITGGKVQE